From the Bacillota bacterium genome, the window CCGGTGTGGATGTAGCCGAGCTGCGGCGACGGGTGGGGATGGTGTTTGCCTTGCCGGTCTCGCTACCCCTTTCTATCTACGACAACGTGGCTTACGGACCGCGCAAGAAAGGAATCCGCTCCCGGACCAAGCTGGATGCTATGGTGGAAAAAGCATTGGTAGACGCGGCCATATTTGAAGAAATAAAAGACCGCTTGCACTCGCCGGCCCAACACCTGTCCGGCGGGCAGCAGCAACGCCTGGCCCTGGCCCGGGTGTTGGCGGTGGAGCCGGAGGTAATCCTCCTGGACGAACCTACTTCCGGGCTGGATCCGCTGTCTACCTTTCGCATCGAAGAAACCCTGCGCCAGTTGAAAGAACATTATACGATTATTCTAGTCACCCACGACTCTATGCAGGCCGCCCGGATCAACAGCGACGTGGCCTTCCTGTACCTGGGCGAGCTGGTGGAGATTGGGCCGGCGGCAGAAATATTCACTCGCCCCCGGGACCGGCGCACCGAAGATTACATCACCGGGAAATTTGGCTAGAGAATTAAGGTGAGATAGCATGTTTGCTGGAAAAACTGTTAAAATAGAATTAAGGGATTTTCAATTATTTTACGGTGACTTTCCGGTTCTGAAACAAGTTTCAGCCGTCTTTGCCGCCAATACCATCACAGCCATCATCGGCCCTTCCGGCTGCGGCAAATCAACCCTGCTCCGCAGCATTAACCGCATGAACGATCTAATTGAGGGAGTAAGGGTAGCGGGAGAGATTCGGCTCGACGGGAAGAATGTCTACGACCCCGAGGTGGATCTGATCTGGCTCCGGGCCAAGATTGGCATGGTGTTTCAGCGGCCGGTGGCCTTTCCCCTGTCCATTTTCGACAACGTGGCCGCGGCACCGCGAGTCCGCGGAATCACCGACCGCACCGAACTGGCCCGGACAGTGGAAGAGAGCCTCAAAGCGGTAGGGCTGTGGCGCGATGTGAAAGATCACCTAAACCAATCAGCCTTATCCCTGTCTTTGGGCGACCAGCAAAAACTGTGCATCGCCCGGGCTATCGCCACAGCGCCCGATGTAGTCTTGTTCGATGAACCATGCTCCGCCCTGGATCCCATCTCCACGCACACCATCGAAGACCTGATGCAGTCGCTAAGCGAACGCTACACCATTATTATTGTCACCCATAACATGCAGCAAGCTGCCCGGGCCTCGGACTACACCATGTTCATGCTGGACGGGAATATTGTGGAATACAGACCGACCAACGAACTATTCACCAATCCTAAAGACATCCGGACCGAAAACTATGTAACCGG encodes:
- a CDS encoding phosphate ABC transporter ATP-binding protein; protein product: MKPVSAPVVADSPDKIQAIGFSFFYGQTEALHSLDLAVKRSSLLTIMGPTGSGKTTLLRALNRLNDRVVGTKYTGQLLLDGNDVYGPGVDVAELRRRVGMVFALPVSLPLSIYDNVAYGPRKKGIRSRTKLDAMVEKALVDAAIFEEIKDRLHSPAQHLSGGQQQRLALARVLAVEPEVILLDEPTSGLDPLSTFRIEETLRQLKEHYTIILVTHDSMQAARINSDVAFLYLGELVEIGPAAEIFTRPRDRRTEDYITGKFG
- the pstB gene encoding phosphate ABC transporter ATP-binding protein; translated protein: MFAGKTVKIELRDFQLFYGDFPVLKQVSAVFAANTITAIIGPSGCGKSTLLRSINRMNDLIEGVRVAGEIRLDGKNVYDPEVDLIWLRAKIGMVFQRPVAFPLSIFDNVAAAPRVRGITDRTELARTVEESLKAVGLWRDVKDHLNQSALSLSLGDQQKLCIARAIATAPDVVLFDEPCSALDPISTHTIEDLMQSLSERYTIIIVTHNMQQAARASDYTMFMLDGNIVEYRPTNELFTNPKDIRTENYVTGKIG